DNA sequence from the Malus domestica chromosome 11, GDT2T_hap1 genome:
TGATACGTATATGTGTTGGATTGCAATTTGCAATATTCGAAAAACCAATAAACAAGGAGTATGAACTTGCTCGTTTGTAGTCATCACAAGTTACCAACGTAGCATGCAACTATGAAAACTGTCATTCAGTTACTGCTGCAAAGTCTACGTGACAAGGTTTAAAACCCTAATAGCAGATCCACGGACTCAGGCTGCAGATTTTAATGGCAAAAAAGATGGACACCTCACCCTCATGCTGtacagaaagaaaataaaaaataaagcttGTCCCTTAGCAAAACATACAGATCTGTAATACCAAAGCCAGCTTCCAATTATATTTGGCACTTTATGTTCTGTCCCCACTACGTAATTATTATATAACACTGGGGTATAATCACATAGTATATATAATCAGTTTACATGTTATAATCTGAGCGGATTTTGATGTTACATTCTAAAATTGGAAAATATCAACCTTATAGTTCAAAGAGAAACTTGGGTAAGGTACTCTCACAAGAGAACGGATTTTACTGTATTTCTATATCTCAtgtaaataaaattcataatgcATGCGATATCACTCTTTGTGAAAATAACATAACCAACTAATTAATCAGTTACCCAACTAATAAGTTAATTGTTCTTTTACCACTTAAGACGTTGATTGGTTATACAATGTAACTTTGTTCCATTATCACACAATAATATTTCTatccccacccccacccccccccccccccccacccccaaaACACTCTCTCACTACACCCTTTTAAGCCTTAAACTCTCCTCAACTCCTTTactcttccccccccccccccccccccccccccaaaacacTCTCTCACTACACCCTTTTAAGCCTTACACTCTCCTCAACTCCTTTACtctttcccccccccccaaaaaaacacTCTCTCACTACACCCTTTTAAGCCTTACACTCTCCTCAACTCCTTTACTCTTTCTTTCCATCCTCTCTTCTCTCATCCCCCAAAACACACATTTATTGAAGCTCCATACTACTCTTGTGAACTTGATCAATCATACATTCATTAATGGCTTCCTTTTGGTCATCATTCTTGGCACTCTTCATACTTTTCATGGCTTCTCACTCCTCACTAGCCTTACAATCCCAACCAGAAACACAGTTTTCAAGCATATCAGCCGCACCTGCATTTCTCCCCGGTGctcctctctcttcctctccaacCCCATCTCCTGATATTTCTCCATTGTTTCCATCTCCTGGTGGTGtgcctctctctccctctgacTCTTCTCTCCCCACCATCCCATCGAGCCAGAGTCCGCCGGACCCGGACGTCCATGTTGCTCCTGATCAACCAGACCTGGCTCTTGCTCCATCAGGCTCTCTCCCAGTTTCCCATGCAGTTTCTGTCACTTCATCTCTGCCTATAAATGTAATGTTCTTTCTTGGCTTGCTGGTTTGGTCTGGTGTGTAAGTGTAATGCAGATTCTTGTGATGATTGCggaggaaaacaaaaaaaaggagaaatggTGGTGGGGAAATTCAATTATTGTAACTAGTGGTTTACACTTTATGTTTGTaaactatattttttttctttcagtttaATAGTTATTTAGTGTGATGTTTGGTAAATGCAGGTTGGTGGAATTGTTAATTTCATATGGATTGTGATTAGGATAGTATTGTATCCAAAAGAgtgtttgaaaaataaaagttgtaATTTTGGTCATGTATTCTCAAGATTCATGTCATTCTCTGGAGAGTTTTTTAGTGTGCTCAGAACACGAGCACATACATCATGTGTCATTAAACAAGTGAAGAGATACATAAAAGAACTTTATTccacttgtataataacatatgacGTACCGTCTCGTATTCCGGGTACATTGAAATCTCTCCATTCTCTGCCTCTTTACCTCCCTCTCAAAGCATAATTACTTTTCAAATCGTACTGTTAATTATCGTTCTTAAGCAGCACTATCACTGAGAAAAATGATTTCCTCacacctcttttttttcttatgcatgcacattttattatttaaatctcttaattttcttttatttatttaatttaaatgacaaaaataaagaCGAGTAGAAAAGAAGGAGAACGGATCCTCTTCGAAGCTAAGCAGCCGGATCCTCCTTATCAAACAATCTAGGCCGCTGATTGATGTGCAAGTCAATCAGGACCGTTGGTTGTGTGCCAGGAAAATGAATTAATAGAAACCGTTGAATTCAATTTATGCGGTACAGATTGTTTGATGAGGAGGCTCCGGCTGCTTAGCTCTGGAGTTGATCCGTTCTCGAAAAGAAGTGTGGAAAAATCAATTCCCTAATCATTGCGGTAAATATTCCCTAATCATTGCATTAAATAGTCTCGTTATACTGAATGTTGTCAAAGATATGTTAATAGCCTTGATATTGCATAAAGAAAGTGTCAATATGTTATTCATATTGTCGGTATTGTCGATCTAGTACAGTAAGTAGTGCTGGGAAAAGAGAAATTCTAAAAAAATTCTTTCAGAATGAGATTCTTGATAAACTCTTTGTCACCTCAAAGTTTAACGTCAATATATTATAAAACAACGTGTTAAATAAATGATGTAGGAGATAGTCCATGGAGAGTTCCGCTTTTAAGTTccccttaacatttctcttggAAAAATTACTACCGTAATAGTGATATTTGAGAGTTGTTCCATATATAATGACAATAATTCAGTTACAGGCAATGAAATTAACACAAGAACACCACATGAATGTAAGAACTAATACAAAGAAAACACTTAAGAGAGTTCCTAATTGGATTAAATTAGAGAGGAAATGCCCCATCATATCGACACATCTACCTAAACTGTGTACTACAAATTATACAAACTGCAAACATGTAAACACACAACATCTAGAGTGCAACAATTGTTCCATGAGACCTTGGAGACCTGTTAAACAGCTTCCTCAAAAATGTCCCGGTGAACCTGTTGAACTCGAAAGGACTCGAATTATTCGGTGGTTCTCCGGCAGGACTCGAAGTATTTGGCGATTCTCTGGCGAAACACTTCTTTCTCAGCTCCACATTCTCCTCTTTGAGCCAATCCACAGCTAAACTCAGCTGTCTTATgacctctctcttctcttcatCTTTCTGCTTCAGTTCATCCTTCTGAGTTCTGTTCTCTTCCTCGAGCCTTGCTATTGCTTCCCTCAATTTCCTAACCTCGTCTTCGCTAAACATGCTCAATGCGTTCTCTTTTGTTTCCTCATCAACTCGGGGTTCATCCTCTGGTTCAGGATCATCAACTTCAGAATCGGAATACTCTTTGAGCGAATCCACAGCTGAACTCAACTGTCTCATggcctctctcttttcttcatctttctgCTTCAGTTCATCTTTCTGAGTTCTGTTCTCTTCCTCGAGCCTCGCTATTGCTTCCTTCAATTTCCTCACCTCGTCTTCGCTAATCCTGCTCAATGCATTCTCTTTTGTTTCTTCATCAACTCGGGGTTCATCCTCCGGTTCAGGATCATCAACATCAGACTCGGAATACTCCTCCTCAGGTTCATCGCAGCAGGTTTCGGAGTGGCTATCGAAGCTCAAATCCACCACACTCATCGCCTTCTCAGACTGGCATTTTGTTGAAGAGAATGGAGACCCTAACGTTGTCAGCAGACGTGTTCCCGTATCAGACTTCACTTGATCATACCGCTCAGCCAACGAACGGTGAATGCGGTAAAATTCTTCCACCATGCTGATCAGCTGCGGCCGCTTTTTGTAATACATCTCTGCACGTTGAGCAAATGAATCTGCATCTTCCTGAATCAGCTTTAGCATGGCATCCGTCTTGTGCTCTAGCTCTgccattgaaaaaaaataaacatccaGCAATTTTCTCCTAAAGAAAACATCATCTGGTGAAGTGAATAGTTCACATGAACAAATTGGTAAATGATACAATTTCACTTAGAATTATGTGGGTACATTGATAGATTTACATTAGGTGCCGCATATGTGTGTTAGGTTAGTTAGTTAAGACGGTGTGCCCTCTCTTGTACCCGAGTTTGGACCTTCTCTCCCCTTAAACTAGGATAGTTTAAGATACAACATATGGCTCATTTGGAGTGttttttaaatgactgaaagcgtttttggtgaaaatgtttttggaatcaGTCCTTGGTAAAAGGGCAAGTGAATTATGAAAAAGCACTTAACTTACGGAACCCTAAACATTTTTtctaaaagcgttttcagttattttaaaagcactacCAAACAggttatgttaaaaaaaaattggaagatgTTTATGTGCCTAATAAGGTTCTTTTGGAAATAACTAGATTCAAGTGAGTCCAAAACATGATGAGGCAACAAACATAACCACAGCACATAAAGTCTACAGAGAAATATCAATCCTGAAAGGCAAATAGAAAAAACAGAAGTCAACAATTTTCTGTGGAGCACAGTAACAGCACTGAGGACCACAATTAGAATCCACTACTGCACCGTATCTAATCATCAAAACTCTGACTTTATATATGACCTAAGAACTAGAGCCACATGGTGATAAGATatttaccaaaagaaaaaaaaaagatgataaGATATAGTACATCCTCCAGGGTTAATTTCCCCACCCTTATCTCATCTAGTTCCCCCCAGTCAACCATTCCATCATTTGTAAATGGGGTACCCCTCCACCCTAAAGCAATTTTTTTGTTGTCACCGTTACGTGATGTTATTAATTTCAGTGTTTCTAGTTTCTAGTTTACAATTTCGTCATGTGTAGGATCCCTCCACCCTagagcaatttttttttgttgtcacCGTTACGTGACTCTATTAATTTCAGTGTTTCTTGTTCCTAGTCTACGATTCTGTCATGTGTAGGATCCCTCCACCCGAGAGACTTTCCTGCGCCCGTTTCATACACCTCTCTTCCTAGTTTGG
Encoded proteins:
- the LOC103423115 gene encoding protein NETWORKED 3C-like: MTKQQTTHWWLYDSHSISKRSPWLQTTLSELEHKTDAMLKLIQEDADSFAQRAEMYYKKRPQLISMVEEFYRIHRSLAERYDQVKSDTGTRLLTTLGSPFSSTKCQSEKAMSVVDLSFDSHSETCCDEPEEEYSESDVDDPEPEDEPRVDEETKENALSRISEDEVRKLKEAIARLEEENRTQKDELKQKDEEKREAMRQLSSAVDSLKEYSDSEVDDPEPEDEPRVDEETKENALSMFSEDEVRKLREAIARLEEENRTQKDELKQKDEEKREVIRQLSLAVDWLKEENVELRKKCFARESPNTSSPAGEPPNNSSPFEFNRFTGTFLRKLFNRSPRSHGTIVAL
- the LOC108173115 gene encoding classical arabinogalactan protein 26-like, with the translated sequence MASFWSSFLALFILFMASHSSLALQSQPETQFSSISAAPAFLPGAPLSSSPTPSPDISPLFPSPGGVPLSPSDSSLPTIPSSQSPPDPDVHVAPDQPDLALAPSGSLPVSHAVSVTSSLPINVMFFLGLLVWSGV